In Dermacentor silvarum isolate Dsil-2018 chromosome 2, BIME_Dsil_1.4, whole genome shotgun sequence, the following proteins share a genomic window:
- the LOC119441949 gene encoding LOW QUALITY PROTEIN: syntaxin-8-like (The sequence of the model RefSeq protein was modified relative to this genomic sequence to represent the inferred CDS: deleted 1 base in 1 codon), which produces MALSGADPWLTAYDACETKRREIMGLIMQRNQYGRQTAAYVQTTGKVRQMIRQYMMDASKLQEDLSKSSLLITTGEVERRQYMANTLLTKGRELDALLMSKAPTAGQPGRQELLGTELSSVSEGGWNGEETEATQNLNVGEIREQQQRILREQDRGLEGLSHVLGRQKEMAIGFNEELNLHNEIIDDISEHTDRMRERLIRETKNVTIVDKKSGTCWYWVVIVLLMVAIIVVAAVKF; this is translated from the exons ATGGCGCTCAGTGGGGCCGATCCGTG GCTAACGGCTTATGATGCCTGCGAGACAAAAAGAAGAGAAATTATGGGTCTCATCATGCAGCGGAACCAGTACGGGCGACAGACCGCTGCATATGTGCAA ACCACTGGCAAGGTGCGCCAAATGATCCGACAATACATGATGGATGCGTCGAAGCTCCAAGAAGACCTATCCAAAAGTTCACTGTTAAT cactactggagaggtGGAGCGGCGCCAGTACATGGCCAATACATTATTAACCAAGGGGCGCGAACTTGATGCTTTGCTGATGAGCAAAGCACCTACAGCTGGCCAACCTGGAAG GCAAGAGCTTCTGGGCACTGAACTATCCAGCGTGAGTGAGGGTGGTTGGAATGGAGAAGAAACTGAAGCCACGCAGAATCTTAATGTTGGTGAAATCAGGGAACAGCAGCAGAGGATACTCAGAG AACAAGACAGAGGCCTTGAAGGTCTTTCACATGTTTTGGGTCGTCAAAAAGAAATGGCCATTGGCTTCAATGAAGAGCTCAACCTTCATAATG AGATCATCGACGACATATCTGAACACACTGACCGCATGAGGGAACGCCTTATAAGAGAAACAAAAAATGTGACTATAGTGGATAAAAAGTCC GGAACCTGTT GGTACTGGGTTGTTATTGTCCTTCTGATGGTAGCCATTATTGTCGTTGCTGCTGTTAAGTTCTGA